The following coding sequences are from one Aethina tumida isolate Nest 87 chromosome 2, icAetTumi1.1, whole genome shotgun sequence window:
- the LOC109604852 gene encoding G-protein coupled receptor 52, translating into MLRTRDTSTMIIFSDSNDDTEIVFTLESLTQAGLIFIMALAIVITNVLIIATFLNFRGPSEVINCYLLSLAVADLLCGLLVVPLSVYPAVVRDWVYGDIVCRLVGYLEVTLWAVTVYTFMWISVDRYLAVRKPLRYETVQTKTRCQCWMAFTWISAAMLCCPPLLGFNKPLFDKEAYICMLDWGSMAAYSVTLSILVLGPSLITIVYTYTYIFNMLRKLRSGFPFHDKEYATALSENLSNPSHIMSFALVIAFWLSWSPYIGVRLYEYFTGIKLQIQFLHFGIVWLGFLNSFWKSMILITLSPQFRLALRIFCMTICCRYKGRMQAELIGMEADD; encoded by the exons ATGTTGCGCACCAGGGACACTTCTACTATGATCATTTTCAGCGATTCGAACGATGACACGGAGATCGTGTTCACTCTGGAGTCCCTCACGCAGGCCGGCCTCATTTTCATCATGGCCCTGGCCATCGTCATCACCAACGTCCTTATCATCGCcacatttcttaattttagag GTCCGTCGGAGGTGATAAACTGTTACTTGTTATCGTTGGCGGTGGCGGATCTGTTGTGCGGCCTGTTGGTGGTGCCACTGTCCGTTTATCCCGCGGTCGTTCGTGACTGGGTGTACGGTGACATTGTGTGTCGACTGGTGGGCTATTTGGAAGTGACTCTGTGGGCGGTTACCGTCTACACCTTTATGTGGATAAGTGTCGATCGGTATCTAGCCGTCAGGAAGCCGCTGAGATATGAAACGGTACAGACCAAAACGAG gTGCCAATGTTGGATGGCGTTTACGTGGATCTCGGCAGCGATGCTGTGCTGTCCACCGCTGCTGGGATTCAATAAGCCGCTATTCGACAAGGAGGCCTACATCTGCATGCTGGACTGGGGCAGCATGGCGGCGTACTCCGTCACGCTCTCCATCCTCGTGCTCGGCCCCAGCCTCATCACCATCGTCTACACCTACACTTACATCTTCAACATGCTGCGCAAACTACGCAGCGGCTTCCCCTTCCACGACAAGGAGTACGCCACCGCGCTCTCCGAGAACCTCTCCAACCCCAGCCATATCATGAGTTTTGCTTTG GTGATCGCTTTTTGGTTGTCCTGGTCGCCGTACATAGGGGTACGCCTCTACGAGTACTTCACGGGAATAAAACTCCAGATCCAGTTCTTGCATTTCGGTATCGTGTGGCTGGGCTTCCTGAACTCCTTCTGGAAGAGCATGATCCTGATCACGCTCAGTCCGCAGTTCAGGCTGGCGCTTCGCATCTTCTGTATGACGATCTGCTGCCGGTACAAGGGTCGCATGCAGGCCGAACTAATAG GCATGGAGGCAGACGACTGA